GGCGCCGCGGGCGACGACCGCGCCCTGCTGATGGCGTTCAAGGCCAACGAGCGGCAGGTGCGCGACAAGTATCGCCGCCACGCCGACGACCCGCACGAGCCGGCCGTCTCCACGATCCTCCGCGCGGCGGCGCGGGACGAGGAGGCGCACTACGCGTGGGTGGAGAGCGTGCTGGAGGGGATGGGGCTGGAGCCCGGATCGCTGCTGAAGACGGTGCAGGACGCGGCCGAGACGGCCCACGCCACCACCGCCGACGCCATCGAGTCCGCCGGCCGCCGCGTGGCCGAGGCGGTGGAGCGCCTGCGGCCGGGCGGAACGCGGTAGGAGGAGGCCCCTCCCCCGGCCCCTCCCCGCACAAACCGCGTGCGGAGAGGGGGGAACTTCGGGTGCGGACGAGGCGGATTCGGCGCGTCGGCGGGCGCCCCCCATCCCCAGCCCTTCCCCCGCAAACCCCGCGGGGGAAGGGAGCCAGTGCCGTGCGTCACGCCAGCCTCTTCGCAGCAGCGGGCACCGTCACCGAGGCCTCGGCTGCCGTGTGGCCCTCACCCGTCCTCGCTCAGGCTCGTCCACCCTCTCCCACAAACAGCGTGGGAGAGGGGATACACACCAGTCGGGTGCGCGCTCAAGTCATTGGTGCGCACCCATTTGTCGTCCACCCCCGGACGCACACACCTGCCCGCACACCCCAGCCTGTCATCCTGAGCCCCAGGCGCACCGCACCTGCCCGCGCCCTAACCCACGCGGGGCGAAGGATCTAGCCGCGGACACGTACCAGCCAAGGCGCGGCAGCGGTCACCGATGTGTTAGCCTCGGCTGCCGTGGGGCCCTCACCCGGC
This window of the Longimicrobium sp. genome carries:
- a CDS encoding ferritin-like domain-containing protein — its product is MTESGMGPTGAEQIALLNDLLALDHDAVQAYSIAIGRISSAEYRETLAGFRGDHQRHITQLTGLIQDRGGVPVQMPHLPTGHFKLAVQALGAAGDDRALLMAFKANERQVRDKYRRHADDPHEPAVSTILRAAARDEEAHYAWVESVLEGMGLEPGSLLKTVQDAAETAHATTADAIESAGRRVAEAVERLRPGGTR